The Litchfieldia alkalitelluris genome has a window encoding:
- a CDS encoding sigma-70 family RNA polymerase sigma factor, producing the protein MESNLKNFQYNGNDKSKTINDNLEDALESIMNEYGTEIKRFIYSYIKNESDADDVTQDVFVTVYQKLDTFRGESTLRSWIYSIAINKSKDYLRSWKSRNLRLKEKLVQFTNIKEKQDTPESYLVNKSDSNYLLQQVLSLPVKYREVIILYYFKDLSVKEIADALSTKETTVRTHLNRGRNKIKSLIEAERGGEIG; encoded by the coding sequence GTGGAGTCAAACTTGAAAAATTTTCAGTACAATGGCAATGATAAATCTAAAACAATAAATGATAACTTAGAAGATGCACTTGAAAGCATTATGAATGAATATGGTACAGAAATAAAGCGATTCATTTATAGCTATATAAAGAATGAAAGTGATGCAGATGATGTAACACAAGATGTGTTTGTAACGGTCTATCAAAAGCTGGATACATTTCGGGGAGAATCTACCCTGAGAAGCTGGATTTATTCGATTGCAATTAATAAAAGCAAGGATTATTTACGGAGCTGGAAATCCCGTAACTTGCGATTAAAAGAGAAGTTAGTACAGTTTACCAATATTAAGGAGAAACAGGATACACCTGAAAGTTATTTAGTTAATAAGAGCGATTCGAATTATTTATTGCAACAGGTGTTGTCTTTGCCGGTAAAATATCGTGAAGTTATTATTCTTTATTATTTTAAAGATCTTTCTGTAAAAGAAATTGCTGATGCATTATCCACAAAGGAGACAACAGTAAGAACGCACTTAAATCGAGGTAGAAACAAAATCAAGAGTTTGATTGAGGCTGAAAGGGGTGGAGAAATTGGATAA
- a CDS encoding Ger(x)C family spore germination protein, whose protein sequence is MHRVKLLFVFLILVITTGCWDSIEIEQRGFVIGAGIDLEDNDKKNKGDLKLTQQFVVPSAIAEGSSGGTGKGQAYQNIESKGNTIFETVRRVAAITSRSPFFEHIKLIVLSEDVAKSEYFPDVLDYFLRFPEMRRGTQIMITPEKAKDILEVSPENENLPTMYIQSISKNNFKNARMVPPTRIGDVHEFLLGKESFIIQMITKLSDNEVKIAGHAVINGQTDKLVGFIGEEATEGVNFITGEIEGGLLEAKVDDEIVVYEMDIVNSKIKPTVLGDRQFKFTVEIETVGSIPETFKPVNLLSEEEIRQTEEGVEDSIRYFTDLAIERVQKELKTDVFRFGKYLSIKDPDEWGKVEDNWDFGENYFEKAEIEVKVDATISRNGAIIKSTLE, encoded by the coding sequence ATGCATAGAGTTAAGCTACTATTCGTCTTCTTAATACTAGTAATTACTACGGGGTGCTGGGATTCAATTGAGATTGAACAACGAGGGTTTGTTATAGGAGCTGGAATAGACCTTGAAGACAATGATAAAAAGAATAAAGGTGACCTTAAATTAACCCAGCAGTTTGTGGTACCGTCAGCAATAGCAGAAGGAAGTAGCGGGGGAACTGGTAAAGGCCAAGCCTACCAAAACATTGAATCCAAAGGTAATACAATATTTGAAACAGTAAGAAGAGTCGCTGCAATCACAAGTCGTTCTCCATTTTTTGAACATATAAAGTTAATTGTTCTATCAGAGGATGTTGCAAAATCAGAGTATTTTCCAGATGTTCTTGATTATTTTCTTCGCTTTCCAGAAATGAGACGAGGGACGCAGATTATGATTACGCCTGAGAAAGCAAAGGATATACTTGAAGTTAGTCCAGAAAATGAAAACCTACCAACTATGTATATCCAATCAATTTCGAAAAATAATTTTAAAAATGCAAGAATGGTTCCACCGACAAGAATTGGTGATGTTCATGAATTTCTACTTGGTAAAGAAAGCTTCATCATACAAATGATAACGAAATTAAGTGACAACGAAGTGAAAATCGCTGGACATGCTGTTATAAATGGGCAAACAGATAAGCTAGTCGGTTTTATTGGTGAAGAAGCAACCGAAGGAGTTAATTTCATAACTGGTGAGATTGAAGGTGGGCTACTGGAAGCGAAAGTGGACGATGAAATTGTTGTTTATGAAATGGATATCGTCAATTCAAAGATCAAACCAACCGTTTTAGGTGATAGGCAATTTAAATTTACAGTTGAAATTGAAACGGTTGGATCTATACCGGAAACCTTTAAACCAGTAAATTTATTGAGTGAAGAGGAGATAAGGCAAACTGAAGAAGGAGTAGAAGACTCTATACGTTATTTTACGGACTTGGCGATTGAAAGGGTCCAAAAAGAGTTGAAAACTGATGTCTTTCGTTTTGGAAAATACTTAAGTATCAAAGACCCTGATGAATGGGGAAAAGTGGAAGATAATTGGGATTTTGGTGAAAATTACTTTGAAAAGGCAGAAATCGAGGTTAAGGTTGACGCAACGATAAGTAGAAATGGCGCCATCATTAAATCTACATTAGAATAA
- a CDS encoding cysteine-rich CWC family protein, whose protein sequence is MVIFMTDIEKCPICQNNNQCGNVARESQCWCINEIFPEDIFRMVSDDRACICKKCLNQYNK, encoded by the coding sequence ATGGTGATCTTTATGACTGATATAGAGAAATGTCCCATCTGCCAAAACAATAATCAATGCGGAAATGTGGCTAGAGAATCCCAATGTTGGTGCATAAATGAAATATTCCCTGAAGATATCTTTAGGATGGTTTCAGATGACCGGGCTTGTATCTGCAAGAAGTGTTTGAATCAATACAACAAATAA
- a CDS encoding GerAB/ArcD/ProY family transporter, with amino-acid sequence MKPFEYADEKIGSKELVYIVASMMIGVGILTLPRLIATHTKTSDGWISLLGSGAFFIFFGWFLAKMISAYPHKSFLEYTTITMTKPVARVLTAILGMTFLFTCALETRVIANISKLYMFDQTPIEAVALTFLLVLIYAVSGSRIALLRLNMMFLPIVLAITLLVQVFNVSLFQPENLRPIFTTPLLGYFQGAQETIFSFVGYVIILSYVSLMNKPKDAPKMTMIGIGIPLILYLIIYTVAIGVFGTLATSEITYPTIEIAKEIEAPGGFVERFESIFFTVWIMTVFNTASMALDISVHLFKSLFKIKKSTLIYISSPVVYLVAMIPENTNQIQLLGKVIALIGFFFGVIYPILFFIVTRIRGGKKHA; translated from the coding sequence GTGAAACCCTTTGAGTATGCTGATGAGAAAATTGGTAGCAAGGAATTAGTTTATATAGTAGCCTCTATGATGATTGGTGTTGGAATACTTACCTTACCAAGATTAATTGCCACTCATACAAAAACCTCTGATGGATGGATATCACTTTTAGGAAGTGGAGCATTTTTTATTTTTTTTGGTTGGTTCTTGGCAAAAATGATCTCAGCTTACCCACATAAGTCTTTTTTAGAATATACAACCATTACTATGACTAAACCTGTGGCAAGAGTGTTAACCGCTATCTTGGGGATGACTTTTCTTTTTACTTGTGCTCTCGAAACAAGAGTAATAGCTAATATTTCAAAGTTATATATGTTTGATCAAACTCCAATTGAAGCCGTTGCGCTTACATTTCTTTTAGTGTTAATTTATGCTGTTTCTGGATCAAGGATTGCGTTATTAAGACTAAATATGATGTTTTTGCCCATCGTTTTGGCTATTACTTTGCTCGTCCAAGTTTTTAATGTTTCATTATTTCAACCAGAAAATTTACGACCAATTTTTACTACCCCACTTTTGGGGTATTTTCAAGGAGCACAAGAAACCATCTTTTCATTTGTCGGGTATGTTATCATCCTTTCATATGTTTCTCTGATGAATAAACCAAAGGATGCACCTAAAATGACAATGATTGGGATAGGGATTCCACTTATCTTATATCTGATTATCTATACTGTAGCAATCGGTGTATTTGGTACCCTTGCTACTTCAGAAATTACTTATCCTACCATTGAAATTGCAAAAGAGATAGAAGCTCCAGGTGGATTTGTTGAAAGGTTTGAGTCGATTTTTTTTACAGTATGGATCATGACTGTATTTAATACCGCATCTATGGCACTAGATATTTCTGTTCATTTATTTAAATCATTATTTAAGATAAAAAAAAGCACCTTAATCTATATATCCTCTCCAGTAGTCTATTTAGTGGCTATGATACCAGAGAATACAAATCAAATACAATTATTAGGAAAAGTTATTGCTCTTATTGGATTTTTCTTTGGTGTTATTTACCCCATTTTGTTTTTTATCGTAACACGTATAAGAGGGGGCAAAAAACATGCATAG
- a CDS encoding alpha/beta hydrolase — MRIKNDEMSLANGKTISYSHVQQDSQSDTLTIILPGAGYTVHKPLLYYSTGVMVKRGFDVLHINYSYSKEELSSLKDTEFVSAIQSVIDHIVQHQNYQNYMIIAKSLGTIALPYLLETSIFHSAKIIWLTPLLQKTDVSESLLRTNNAGLCIIGDQDPCYIKETFDSLKENQFLDLQLIEGADHSLETNTSMITSIDILKKYVRLIEEF; from the coding sequence ATGAGGATTAAAAACGATGAAATGTCATTGGCAAATGGCAAAACTATTTCTTACTCACATGTACAACAAGATAGTCAATCAGATACACTCACCATCATCTTACCTGGAGCTGGTTATACAGTACATAAACCACTTTTATACTACTCAACTGGTGTTATGGTGAAAAGGGGCTTTGATGTATTGCATATTAATTACAGTTATTCCAAAGAAGAACTTTCTTCACTAAAAGATACCGAATTCGTTTCAGCGATACAATCTGTAATCGATCATATTGTTCAACACCAAAACTATCAGAACTACATGATCATTGCAAAATCACTAGGTACGATTGCTTTGCCTTATTTATTAGAAACATCCATTTTTCATTCTGCAAAAATCATATGGCTAACTCCCTTATTACAAAAAACTGATGTTTCTGAATCATTACTTCGAACCAACAATGCAGGACTTTGTATCATCGGAGATCAAGACCCATGTTACATAAAAGAAACGTTTGATAGTTTAAAAGAAAACCAATTTCTAGACTTACAGCTTATCGAAGGTGCAGATCATAGTTTAGAAACTAATACAAGTATGATAACGTCCATTGATATTCTAAAAAAGTATGTAAGACTAATTGAAGAGTTTTAA